One part of the Denticeps clupeoides chromosome 8, fDenClu1.1, whole genome shotgun sequence genome encodes these proteins:
- the tha1 gene encoding threonine aldolase 1, producing MISSRFSLLRGFPGLGLRPAARFYYAGAADGASGSPPVRTVDLRSDTVTKPGPRMRGAMAEAEVGDDVFGEDPTVNELQRLAAGIFGMESALFVPSGTMSNLIAVMVHCRQRGDEMIVGDLSHLHIYEQGGSAQLAGVHSTTVTTLLNGAFDLDQVEAKIRRGYPDPHYPRSRLVCVENTHNIQGGRVLPLSFLQELRTLVDRYDLQLHMDGARVMNAAVALGVPPSTILQHCHTVSVCLSKGLGAPVGSILAGPREFTQQALRARKALGGGLRQAGILAAAGKVALSELLGRLQEDHQNARDFAQALLQCNPPIYQLDLDAVETNILRFRVCEPGVSPVELCRRAAQVCEEEERTLGQGVRVLMFPHVGGSVRAVWHLGVSEEDTRLAALKMQFVAQRLTRERHKGH from the exons ATGATTTCCTCTCGGTTCTCTCTCCTGCGCGGCTTCCCCGGACTCGGACTCCGCCCCGCGGCCCGGTTCTACTACGCCGGCGCCGCGGACGGGGCGAGCGGGTCGCCGCCGGTGCGGACCGTCGACCTGCGCAGCGACACCGTCACCAAGCCCGGGCCGCGGATGCGCGGAGCCATGGCCGAGGCCGAGGTTGGGGACGACGTGTTCGGAGAGGATCCCACGGTGAACG AACTCCAGAGGCTTGCCGCAGGTATTTTCGGGATGGAGTCGGCCCTGTTTGTGCCTTCGGGCACCATGAGTAACCTGATTGCCG tcaTGGTGCACTGTAGGCAGCGTGGGGATGAGATGATCGTAGGTGACCTTTCTCACCTGCACATCTATGAGCAGGGTGGGAGCGCACAG CTGGCTGGTGTCCACTCCACCACGGTCACCACTCTCCTTAATGGCGCCTTCGACCTGGACCAGGTGGAGGCCAAGATACGTCGTGGCTACCCCGACCCTCACTACCCTCGCTCACGTCTGGTCTGCGTAGAAAACACCCACAACATCCAGGGCGGGCGCGTGCTGCCCCTCTCCTTCTTACAGGAG CTTCGTACTCTGGTAGACAGGTATGATCTGCAGCTACATATGGACGGAGCTCGCGTGATGAACGCGGCTGTCGCTCTGGGGGTCCCTCCCTCCACCATACTGCAGCACTGCCACACTGTCAGCGTGTGTCTGTCCAAG GGTCTGGGAGCGCCGGTTGGCAGCATTCTGGCTGGACCGAGGGAGTTTACCCAGCAGGCTTTGCGTGCCCGTAAAGCATTAGGCGGGGGACTCCGCCAGGCTGGCATCTTGGCGGCAGCAGGAAAGGTGGCGTTGTCAGAATTGCTGGGAAGGCTGCAGGAGGATCACCAAAACGCCCGGGACTTCGCACAAG CCCTTTTGCAGTGCAACCCCCCGATCTACCAGCTGGACCTTGATGCGGTTGAAACGAATATCCTGCGTTTCCGTGTGTGTGAGCCGGGTGTGAGCCCCGTGGAGCTTTGCCGGCGTGCAGCTCAGGTgtgcgaggaggaggagcgaaCCCTCGGCCAAGGGGTGCGGGTTCTCATGTTCCCACATGTGGGTGGGTCAGTGAGGGCAGTGTGGCACCTGGGTGTCTCAGAGGAGGACACGCGTCTGGCTGCTCTCAAGATGCAGTTTGTGGCCCAACGGCTGaccagagagagacacaaaggCCACTGA